One genomic segment of Hippoglossus hippoglossus isolate fHipHip1 chromosome 22, fHipHip1.pri, whole genome shotgun sequence includes these proteins:
- the pkdccb gene encoding extracellular tyrosine-protein kinase PKDCC — protein sequence MPEMGNSLRAAALLAFVVLSILVSLLVSSVQQYGARVAHFSNATVSAADEEQLRGALIYQLQQRRREILPLLLPEDEPSEGTRLSPQLDSSVDYNLWNEITHGSRKAHMDEMGCDSLVDMQAVEVLGSGYTKLVVKVNLAGGQPVALKLVNEQGIDMGKCVEDFKDPQGCRELVSYKLQKEIVLLQRLQHPNVIKLKGHCAGDSSVQGGRGAERGRVTVILEQGNPLQMIQLLQSPWEDRFRVCLDLVRLLHFLSQSPLGSVALLDFQPRQFVTVSGELKLTDLDDASAQETTCRSDADCTLQFPHRNFTLPCSAGGVCEGLNEKRNIYNAYRYFLTYLLPHQAPPGLTHLVDHIMNSTGELKADINQTLEAFEHVLLLYKSGLHLDNLPPSVIRDYTLIRGMGTSGNVEYRCWPSYSQQGCVLSVHSAREAAYICNSHSQCNSFTLTGQKTWTGRLLASFRSGFSHLVPGGTSEVYVKKTKAPETSTA from the exons ATGCCCGAGATGGGCAACTCTTTACGCGCGGCTGCGCTCCTGGCGTTCGTGGTGCTGTCGATCCTCGTGTCACTGCTGGTCAGCAGCGTGCAGCAGTACGGAGCGAGAGTAGCGCACTTTTCTAACGcgactgtttctgctgctgatgaGGAGCAGCTCCGCGGGGCGTTGATTTACCAGCTCCAACAGAGGCGCAGAGAAATCCTTCCGCTGCTGTTACCTGAGGATGAACCGTCAGAGGGAACCCGACTCTCTCCCCAGCTGGACTCCTCTGTGGATTACAATCTGTGGAATGAGATCACGCACGGCTCCAGGAAAGCGCATATGGATGAAATGGGCTGTGACTCCCTGGTGGACATGCAGGCTGTGGAGGTCCTGGGCTCTGGATACACCAAACTGGTTGTCAAAGTGAATCTGGCCGGAGGTCAACCAGTGGCTTTAAAACTGGTCAACGAGCAGGGAATAGACATGGGCAAGTGTGTGGAGGATTTTAAAGACCCGCAAGGCTGCCGGGAGCTCGTCTCCTACAAACTGCAGAAAGAAATAGTCCTGTTGCAGAGGCTGCAGCATCCAAACGTCATAAAG CTCAAAGGCCACTGTGCAGGAGACTCGAGTGtccagggaggaagaggagcggagAGAGGAAGAGTCACAGTCATTCTGGAGCAGGGGAATCCTCTCCAGATGATCCAGCTGCTCCAGAGCCCCTGGGAGGACAGATTCAGG GTTTGTCTGGACCTGGTCAggctcctccacttcctctcccaGTCTCCTCTGGGCTCCGTCGCCCTGCTGGACTTCCAGCCCCGCCAGTTTGTCACCGTGTCCGGCGAGCTGAAGCTCACGGACCTGGACGACGCCAGCGCGCAGGAGACCACCTGTCGGAGCGATGCCGACTGCACCCTGCAGTTCCCTCACAGAAACTTCACCCTGCCCTGCTCGGCTGGGGGTGTGTGCGAGGGCCTGAATGAGAAGAGGAACATTTACAACGCCTATAG GTATTTTCTCACCTACCTGCTGCCGCACCAGGCCCCGCCCGGCCTGACACACCTGGTAGACCACATCATGAACTCCACAG GGGAGCTGAAAGCTGACATCAATCAGACGCTGGAGGCCTTTGaacacgtcctcctcctctacaaGTCTGGCCTGCACCTGGACAACCTGCCTCCATCAGTAATCAGAG ATTACACCCTGATCCGAGGTATGGGAACCTCCGGGAATGTGGAGTACCGCTGCTGGCCGTCCTACAGCCAGCAGGGCTGCGTGCTGTCGGTCCACAGCGCCAGGGAGGCGGCGTACATCTGTAACTCCCACTCGCAGTGCAACAGCTTCACCCTGACCGGACAGAAGACGTGGACGG GGCGCCTCCTGGCCTCTTTCAGGAGCGGCTTCAGTCATCTGGTGCCCGGTGGGACGTCAGAGGTGTACGTGAAGAAAACCAAAGCTCCCGAAACGTCTACGGCGTGA